A section of the Streptomyces sp. Je 1-369 genome encodes:
- the rph gene encoding rifamycin-inactivating phosphotransferase produces the protein MGMQYVLDLAEVDERQTAAVGGKGAHLGGLARIGGVHVPAGFCVTTDAYRHIVAETPSLDDRLDRLARLSPDGQEGIRTLSAEIRHVIEGVAVPDDLAETVTRAVARTGERAAYAVRSSATAEDQPTASFAGQQDTYLNIVGPEEILRHIRRCWASVFTERAVVYRRRNGVDHRTVLMAVVVQRMVFPHAAGILFTADPVTGDRKTATVDAGFGLGEALVSGLVNPDVFTVRDGRVVDRTIAAKERAVYALPTGGTEEVAVDARQQKEPALTDDQVVELVRIGRHIEAHFGRPQDIEWCLADGGFRIVQSRPITTLFPIPEREAESGSGQRNRVYVSVGHQQMMTDAMKPLGYSMWQRTAMADMCEAGGRLFVDVTPRLASPGTRAALLDVIGKSDPLTRDALETVIDRGDFVVPSPPAEEPSPATPPATAPATPPPAPIETDPAIVTELIARSEASVAALERDIRTKSGPALFDFLIEAFVEHKRVLGDPLSFQALMAGMDATWWLNDKLREWLGETNAADTLTLSAPDNITSEMGLALLDVADAIRPYPEAVAYLQGVEDEDFLSSDELAALPGGAEARDAIEAYLDRYGVRCVGEIDITRPRWRERPTALIPVILDNVRNFGPGAAALRFEQGRQKAAEKERDVLTRLRALPDDGDLKADETKRMIDRVRTFIGYREYPKYGIIQRYFVYKQALLGEAERLVRAGVLAEKEDIFHLTFQELHDVVRTHRLDPGLVQRRKDDFRWHEELTPPRVLTSDGEALTGAYRRDDVPDGALTGLAVSAGTVEGRARVILDIADADLEAGDILVTTFTDPSWSPLFVAVAGLVTEVGGLMTHGAVIAREYGLPAVVGVEKATRLIRDGQRIRVHGTSGYVEILAAPNPAELRISPDVERVTGRAPRSFGD, from the coding sequence ATGGGCATGCAATACGTACTCGACCTTGCGGAAGTCGACGAGCGACAGACCGCCGCTGTCGGCGGCAAGGGCGCGCATCTGGGCGGACTGGCGCGGATCGGTGGCGTCCACGTGCCGGCCGGTTTCTGCGTGACGACCGACGCGTACCGGCACATCGTCGCGGAGACGCCCTCCCTCGATGACCGGCTCGACCGCCTGGCGCGGCTGAGCCCGGACGGCCAGGAGGGCATCCGGACGCTGAGCGCGGAGATCCGCCACGTCATCGAAGGCGTCGCGGTCCCGGACGACCTCGCGGAAACGGTCACCCGCGCAGTCGCCCGTACGGGAGAGCGGGCCGCCTATGCCGTACGGTCCAGCGCGACCGCCGAGGACCAGCCGACGGCGTCGTTCGCCGGGCAGCAGGACACGTACCTCAACATCGTGGGGCCGGAGGAGATCCTGCGGCACATCAGGCGCTGCTGGGCCTCGGTCTTCACCGAGCGCGCCGTGGTCTACCGCCGGCGCAACGGCGTCGACCACCGCACGGTCCTGATGGCCGTGGTCGTACAGCGGATGGTCTTCCCGCACGCCGCCGGGATCCTCTTCACGGCCGACCCCGTCACGGGGGACCGGAAGACCGCCACCGTGGACGCGGGCTTCGGCCTCGGCGAGGCGCTGGTCTCCGGCCTGGTCAATCCGGACGTCTTCACGGTGCGGGACGGCAGAGTCGTCGACAGGACCATCGCCGCCAAGGAGCGCGCCGTGTACGCCCTGCCCACCGGCGGCACCGAGGAAGTGGCGGTCGACGCACGACAGCAGAAGGAACCGGCGCTGACGGACGACCAGGTCGTGGAGCTCGTACGGATCGGACGTCACATCGAGGCGCACTTCGGCCGACCGCAGGACATCGAGTGGTGCCTCGCCGACGGCGGCTTCCGGATCGTGCAGAGCCGACCGATCACCACGCTCTTTCCCATCCCCGAGCGCGAAGCCGAGAGCGGCAGCGGCCAGCGGAACCGCGTCTACGTATCCGTCGGCCACCAGCAGATGATGACCGACGCGATGAAGCCCCTCGGGTACTCCATGTGGCAGCGGACGGCCATGGCCGACATGTGCGAGGCCGGGGGCAGGCTCTTCGTCGACGTGACCCCGCGCCTGGCCTCGCCCGGCACCCGCGCGGCCCTCCTCGATGTCATCGGCAAGAGCGATCCGCTGACCAGGGACGCGCTGGAGACGGTCATCGACCGCGGCGACTTCGTCGTACCGTCGCCCCCGGCCGAGGAGCCATCGCCCGCCACCCCGCCCGCGACCGCGCCCGCCACCCCGCCCCCCGCCCCCATCGAGACCGACCCCGCCATCGTCACCGAGCTCATCGCCCGCAGCGAGGCCTCCGTCGCCGCGCTGGAGCGCGACATCCGTACGAAGTCCGGACCGGCGCTGTTCGACTTCCTCATCGAGGCCTTCGTCGAGCACAAGCGGGTCCTCGGCGACCCCCTGAGCTTCCAGGCGCTCATGGCGGGCATGGACGCCACCTGGTGGCTCAACGACAAGCTGCGGGAGTGGCTGGGGGAGACGAACGCGGCCGACACGCTCACCCTGTCCGCCCCGGACAACATCACGTCCGAGATGGGCCTCGCGCTGCTCGACGTCGCGGACGCGATCCGCCCGTACCCGGAGGCCGTGGCGTATCTCCAGGGCGTCGAGGACGAGGACTTCCTGTCGAGCGACGAGCTGGCGGCGCTCCCGGGCGGGGCCGAGGCGCGGGACGCCATCGAGGCCTACCTCGACCGGTACGGTGTGCGCTGCGTCGGCGAGATCGACATCACCAGGCCGCGGTGGCGTGAGCGCCCCACCGCGCTCATCCCCGTGATCCTCGACAACGTCAGGAACTTCGGCCCCGGCGCCGCCGCACTCCGTTTCGAGCAGGGACGGCAGAAGGCGGCCGAGAAGGAACGCGACGTGCTGACGCGGTTGCGGGCCCTGCCGGACGACGGGGACCTGAAGGCCGACGAGACCAAGCGGATGATCGACCGGGTCAGGACGTTCATCGGGTACCGGGAGTACCCGAAGTACGGCATCATCCAGCGCTACTTCGTCTACAAGCAGGCCCTCCTGGGGGAGGCCGAACGCCTGGTGCGGGCGGGCGTGCTCGCCGAGAAGGAGGACATCTTCCACCTCACCTTCCAGGAACTCCACGACGTGGTGCGCACGCACCGGCTGGACCCCGGACTCGTCCAGCGGCGCAAGGACGACTTCCGGTGGCACGAGGAGCTCACGCCGCCCCGCGTACTCACCTCGGACGGCGAGGCCCTCACCGGCGCGTACCGGCGTGACGACGTGCCCGACGGCGCCCTGACCGGCCTCGCGGTCTCCGCGGGGACCGTCGAGGGGCGGGCCCGCGTCATCCTCGACATCGCGGACGCCGACCTGGAAGCGGGCGACATCCTGGTCACCACCTTCACGGACCCCAGCTGGTCGCCGCTGTTCGTCGCCGTCGCGGGCCTGGTGACCGAGGT
- a CDS encoding alpha/beta fold hydrolase: protein MTEADAASASYAPNPSYATTAPPIVFVHGTRLNAGQWSPQLAALRDDFAVAAVDLPGHGARSEQPWSLAAATEVIASEVDALDRGPALVVGHSLGGYAALEFARSHPDRLRGLVLAGASASTCGAWATPYRWAAGLVPRLPADRLARWNDRMLRRMYPPEVVADTIRSGYAFHTLPDAWGEVIGRFDASAMRHVAAPVLILNGEKDTVFRSGEAEFARAHPEARIELIPGARHLANFDEPDAFTYAVSRFADRLPDAPAAVT from the coding sequence GTGACCGAGGCGGACGCCGCGAGTGCGTCGTACGCGCCCAACCCCTCGTACGCGACCACCGCACCCCCCATCGTCTTCGTCCACGGAACCCGCCTCAACGCGGGCCAGTGGAGCCCGCAACTGGCCGCGCTGCGGGACGACTTCGCCGTGGCCGCGGTCGATCTGCCCGGACACGGCGCCCGCTCCGAACAGCCCTGGAGCCTCGCCGCCGCGACGGAGGTCATCGCGTCCGAGGTGGACGCGCTCGACCGCGGGCCGGCCCTGGTCGTCGGCCACTCCCTCGGCGGGTACGCCGCGCTGGAGTTCGCCCGCAGCCACCCGGATCGCCTGCGCGGCCTCGTCCTCGCGGGCGCCAGCGCCTCGACGTGCGGGGCGTGGGCGACGCCGTACCGGTGGGCCGCGGGGCTCGTCCCGCGGCTGCCCGCGGACCGGCTGGCCCGGTGGAACGACCGCATGCTGCGACGGATGTACCCGCCGGAGGTCGTGGCGGACACCATCCGCTCCGGCTACGCGTTCCACACGCTGCCCGACGCCTGGGGCGAGGTCATCGGCCGCTTCGACGCGAGCGCGATGCGGCACGTCGCGGCACCCGTCCTCATCCTCAACGGAGAGAAGGACACTGTCTTCCGGTCCGGTGAGGCCGAGTTCGCCCGCGCGCACCCCGAGGCCCGCATCGAGCTGATCCCCGGCGCACGCCACCTCGCGAACTTCGACGAGCCGGACGCCTTCACCTACGCGGTAAGCCGCTTCGCGGACCGGCTGCCGGACGCCCCGGCCGCCGTCACGTGA
- a CDS encoding DUF5997 family protein, whose translation MTSHQTTQTMKPATAAKKLGVYLQATPAEFQEGVVSRSEFNALQTDPPEWLQELRRNGPHPRPVVAAKLGVSIAGLARGGVTEPLTTEQIDALKEEQPGWLRQERATQAEVRKDAVRIKEKQAEQAEKRAARGEDPRD comes from the coding sequence ATGACGTCGCACCAGACCACCCAGACCATGAAGCCCGCGACCGCGGCGAAGAAGCTGGGTGTGTACCTCCAGGCCACGCCCGCCGAGTTCCAGGAGGGCGTCGTTTCGCGCAGCGAGTTCAACGCGCTGCAGACCGACCCGCCCGAGTGGCTCCAGGAGCTGCGGCGCAACGGCCCGCACCCCCGTCCCGTCGTCGCGGCCAAGCTCGGCGTCTCCATCGCGGGCCTCGCGCGCGGCGGAGTGACCGAGCCGCTCACCACGGAGCAGATCGACGCGCTGAAGGAGGAGCAGCCCGGCTGGCTGCGCCAGGAGCGCGCCACGCAGGCCGAGGTGCGCAAGGACGCGGTGCGGATCAAGGAGAAGCAGGCGGAGCAGGCGGAGAAGCGGGCGGCGCGCGGCGAGGACCCGCGCGACTGA
- a CDS encoding LysR substrate-binding domain-containing protein, with translation MTGSEVSPSFRLAYVPGVTPAKWVRIWNERLPDVPLTLLTAAAAEAPDVLRAGGADAGFVRLPIDRTDLSAIPLYTETTVVVIPKDHVVAAVDEVAVDDLADEVVFHPLDETLEWERRPGRPAYERPATTEDAVELVAAGVGVLVVPQSLARLYHRKDLTYRPVTDAPESRVALAWPEAETTDLVEDFIGIVRGRTVNSSRGRAQTPPKGKGTDKDVVRAKAALAKRKPGASGKPKGKGGRPTGGAPKRGKPRRRS, from the coding sequence GTGACAGGCTCGGAAGTATCCCCTTCGTTCCGGCTCGCCTACGTCCCGGGGGTGACGCCCGCCAAATGGGTGCGTATCTGGAACGAGCGGCTGCCCGACGTCCCGCTGACTCTCCTCACCGCGGCCGCGGCCGAGGCGCCCGACGTGCTGCGCGCGGGTGGCGCCGACGCCGGTTTCGTACGGCTGCCCATTGACCGTACGGACCTCAGCGCGATCCCCCTCTACACCGAGACGACGGTCGTCGTGATCCCCAAGGATCATGTCGTGGCCGCGGTCGACGAGGTGGCCGTCGACGATCTCGCCGACGAGGTCGTGTTCCACCCGCTCGACGAGACGCTGGAGTGGGAGCGGCGCCCGGGCCGGCCCGCGTACGAGCGTCCCGCGACGACCGAGGACGCGGTGGAACTGGTGGCGGCGGGGGTGGGCGTCCTGGTCGTACCGCAGTCGCTGGCCCGCCTGTACCACCGCAAGGACCTCACCTACCGTCCGGTGACGGACGCCCCGGAGTCGCGCGTCGCCCTGGCGTGGCCGGAGGCCGAGACCACGGATCTGGTCGAGGACTTCATCGGGATCGTCCGCGGCCGGACGGTCAACAGCTCCCGGGGCCGCGCCCAGACCCCGCCGAAGGGCAAGGGCACGGACAAGGACGTGGTCAGGGCGAAGGCGGCACTGGCGAAGCGGAAGCCGGGCGCGTCCGGGAAGCCGAAGGGCAAGGGTGGCCGCCCCACCGGCGGCGCCCCGAAGCGCGGCAAGCCCCGCCGCCGCTCCTAG
- a CDS encoding NADP-dependent isocitrate dehydrogenase: MTDSTIIYTHTDEAPALATHSFLPVVQAYASTAGVGVETRDISLAGRIIASFPERLEESQRISDALAELGELAKTPGANIIKLPNISASIPQLKAAVAELQGQGYALPDYPDDPKTDEERDIRARYDKVKGSAVNPVLREGNSDRRAPASVKNYAKAHPHRMGAWTADSKTNVATMGENDFRSTEKSAVITEAGSLRIELTGDDGSTTVLRESVPVLEGEVVDASVMRVAALREFLKEQVARAKAEGILFSVHLKATMMKVSDPIVFGHVVRAFFPKTFAAHGETLAAAGLTPNDGLGGIFKGLESLPEGEKIKASFEAELAEGPELAMVDSDKGISNLHVPSDVIVDASMPAMIRTSGHMWGPDGGEHDTLAVLPDSSYAGIYQVVLDDCRANGAFDPSTMGSVPNVGLMAQKAEEYGSHDKTFEVPTTGNVRVLDGAGNVVLEQTVAAGDIFRMCQTKDAPIQDWVKLAVTRARATGNPAVFWLDESRAHDAVLIGKVERYLADHDTEGLDIRVMSPVDATAFSLERIRRGEDTISVTGNVLRDYLTDLFPILELGTSAKMLSVVPLMNGGGLFETGAGGSAPKHVQQLVKENYLRWDSLGEFLALAVSFEHLATTTGNARAQILADTLDRATATFLENDKSPSRRLGGIDNRGSHFYLALYWAQELAKQTDDAPLAEAFAALAKTLGEQEQTIVDELIAVQGSPADIGGYYQPDAEKASKVMRPSATLNQALSILG, translated from the coding sequence GTGACTGACTCGACCATCATCTACACCCACACTGACGAGGCCCCGGCCCTGGCGACCCATTCGTTCTTGCCGGTGGTCCAGGCCTACGCCTCGACGGCCGGTGTCGGCGTGGAGACCCGCGACATCTCGCTCGCGGGGCGCATCATCGCGAGCTTCCCCGAGCGTCTGGAGGAGAGCCAGCGCATCTCCGACGCCCTCGCCGAGCTCGGCGAGCTGGCCAAGACGCCCGGGGCGAACATCATCAAGCTGCCCAACATCTCGGCCTCGATCCCGCAGCTCAAGGCCGCGGTCGCCGAGCTGCAGGGCCAGGGCTACGCGCTCCCGGACTACCCGGACGACCCGAAGACCGACGAGGAGCGCGACATCCGCGCCCGCTACGACAAGGTCAAGGGCAGCGCCGTCAACCCGGTCCTGCGCGAGGGCAACTCCGACCGCCGCGCCCCCGCGTCGGTCAAGAACTACGCCAAGGCGCACCCGCACCGCATGGGCGCCTGGACGGCCGACTCGAAGACGAACGTCGCCACCATGGGCGAGAACGACTTCCGCTCGACCGAGAAGTCCGCGGTGATCACCGAGGCCGGTTCGCTGCGCATCGAGCTCACCGGTGACGACGGCTCCACCACCGTCCTGCGCGAGTCCGTACCGGTCCTCGAGGGCGAGGTCGTCGACGCCTCCGTCATGCGCGTCGCCGCGCTGCGCGAGTTCCTCAAGGAGCAGGTCGCCCGCGCCAAGGCCGAGGGCATCCTCTTCTCCGTGCACCTCAAGGCCACGATGATGAAGGTCTCCGACCCGATCGTCTTCGGCCACGTGGTCCGCGCCTTCTTCCCGAAGACCTTCGCGGCGCACGGCGAGACCCTCGCCGCCGCGGGCCTGACCCCGAACGACGGTCTCGGCGGCATCTTCAAGGGCCTGGAGTCGCTCCCCGAGGGCGAGAAGATCAAGGCGTCCTTCGAGGCCGAGCTCGCCGAGGGCCCGGAGCTCGCCATGGTCGACTCCGACAAGGGCATCTCCAACCTGCACGTCCCGAGCGACGTCATCGTCGACGCCTCCATGCCGGCCATGATCCGCACCTCCGGCCACATGTGGGGCCCGGACGGCGGCGAGCACGACACCCTCGCGGTCCTGCCGGACAGCAGCTACGCGGGCATCTACCAGGTCGTCCTCGACGACTGCCGCGCCAACGGCGCCTTCGACCCGTCGACGATGGGCTCCGTCCCGAACGTCGGCCTCATGGCGCAGAAGGCCGAGGAGTACGGCAGCCACGACAAGACCTTCGAGGTCCCCACCACGGGCAACGTGCGGGTTCTCGACGGCGCCGGCAACGTCGTCCTCGAGCAGACCGTCGCCGCCGGTGACATCTTCCGCATGTGCCAGACCAAGGACGCGCCGATCCAGGACTGGGTCAAGCTCGCCGTCACGCGCGCCCGCGCCACCGGCAACCCGGCCGTCTTCTGGCTCGACGAGAGCCGCGCCCACGACGCCGTGCTCATCGGCAAGGTCGAGCGCTACCTCGCCGACCACGACACCGAGGGCCTGGACATCCGGGTCATGTCGCCGGTCGACGCCACCGCGTTCTCCCTGGAGCGCATCCGCCGCGGCGAGGACACCATCTCCGTCACCGGCAACGTCCTGCGCGACTACCTCACCGACCTGTTCCCGATCCTGGAGCTGGGCACCAGCGCCAAGATGCTGTCGGTCGTCCCGCTGATGAACGGCGGCGGCCTCTTCGAGACGGGCGCCGGCGGCTCCGCCCCGAAGCACGTCCAGCAGCTGGTCAAGGAGAACTACCTGCGCTGGGACAGCCTGGGCGAGTTCCTCGCCCTCGCGGTGAGCTTCGAGCACCTCGCCACCACCACGGGCAACGCCCGCGCGCAGATCCTCGCCGACACCCTGGACCGCGCCACGGCCACGTTCCTGGAGAACGACAAGTCGCCGAGCCGTCGCCTCGGTGGCATCGACAACCGCGGCAGCCACTTCTACCTCGCCCTGTACTGGGCGCAGGAGCTGGCCAAGCAGACCGACGACGCGCCGCTCGCCGAGGCCTTCGCGGCCCTCGCCAAGACGCTGGGCGAGCAGGAGCAGACCATCGTCGACGAGCTGATCGCCGTGCAGGGCTCGCCGGCCGACATCGGCGGCTACTACCAGCCGGACGCGGAGAAGGCCTCCAAGGTCATGCGCCCGTCCGCGACGCTCAACCAGGCGCTGTCGATCCTGGGCTGA
- a CDS encoding TetR/AcrR family transcriptional regulator: protein MTEQEAGLRARLVDVGVELVATQGVQALTLREIARRAGVSHGAPRRYFPTHVSLLSAIARRGFGELGGEVAKAVGDGPDDGARARLRALSRAYLDFAVTHRGMFELMFRHDLLESNELGLRETSLPLFDVLTGLVAEARPASGAGARVVAGALWANLHGIAQLWGWGSLRLATGEDDVEALLAAALDAHLGPEAS, encoded by the coding sequence ATGACTGAACAGGAAGCCGGGCTGCGGGCCCGGCTGGTGGACGTGGGCGTCGAGCTCGTGGCGACGCAAGGGGTGCAGGCGTTGACCCTGCGGGAGATCGCGCGCAGGGCGGGCGTCTCGCACGGCGCGCCCCGGCGCTACTTCCCCACGCACGTGTCGCTGCTCTCCGCCATCGCGCGGCGCGGCTTCGGGGAGCTGGGCGGCGAGGTGGCGAAGGCGGTGGGCGACGGTCCTGACGACGGCGCCCGCGCGCGGCTGCGTGCCCTGAGCCGCGCCTACCTCGACTTCGCCGTGACCCACCGCGGCATGTTCGAGCTGATGTTCCGCCACGACCTGCTGGAGAGCAACGAGCTCGGTCTCCGGGAGACCAGCCTCCCCCTCTTCGACGTCCTGACCGGTCTGGTCGCCGAGGCCCGCCCCGCGTCGGGCGCCGGGGCGCGGGTCGTCGCGGGCGCGCTGTGGGCGAACCTGCACGGGATCGCGCAGCTGTGGGGGTGGGGCAGCCTGCGGCTGGCGACGGGCGAGGACGACGTGGAGGCGCTGCTCGCGGCCGCGCTGGACGCACACCTCGGGCCGGAGGCCTCATGA
- a CDS encoding MFS transporter: protein MTARTVSAPALPATEVRTTGTQRRLTLACSVLGAMIVALDGTALTVVQPALQRDLDASFAQVQWTSTGYLIAVASLLVFAGRLGDRYGHGRLFAVGTLGFAAASAGVGLASGIGWVIALRVAQGVFGALLQPATLGMLRAAFPPDRLGMPIALRMSAIGLAAATGPLVGGALATHLGWRSVFCLSVVPAVVIGVLALVVRVPAAPRRAPAPGLDVPGAGLLALTLACLVHTLVTVPEQGWAAATVAGLAVAAVAGGAFVRHERRAASPLVPPRLLRAAGVGSALGILLAASAAMFGALFVGTYFLQDVLGLDPLDCALRALPLAVMMVVCAPLAAVVLRRQGPRRTLTAAMTVLAAGILALSRLDAGSGPVATGAGFLLVGAGFGTVMVAATAVVVRHAPVADAGVAGGLQQTAMNVGPTVGIAVATTLMTALAPHTGGRGSRWPDAAFLSAMPPTLTTLAAVAALGALAATRLPRRNAARPEGVGAGA, encoded by the coding sequence ATGACCGCGAGAACCGTCAGCGCTCCGGCCCTACCGGCTACGGAGGTCCGGACCACGGGAACCCAACGCCGCCTCACCCTCGCCTGCAGCGTCCTCGGCGCCATGATCGTCGCGCTCGACGGCACCGCCCTGACCGTCGTCCAGCCCGCTCTGCAACGCGATCTGGACGCCTCGTTCGCGCAGGTGCAGTGGACGAGCACCGGCTATCTGATCGCCGTGGCGAGCCTGCTCGTCTTCGCCGGGCGGCTGGGCGACCGGTACGGGCACGGGCGGCTCTTCGCCGTCGGGACGCTCGGCTTCGCGGCCGCGTCGGCGGGCGTCGGCCTCGCGTCCGGCATCGGCTGGGTGATCGCGCTGCGCGTGGCCCAGGGCGTCTTCGGGGCGCTGTTGCAGCCCGCGACGCTCGGGATGCTGCGGGCCGCGTTCCCGCCGGACCGGCTCGGGATGCCGATCGCTCTGCGGATGAGCGCGATCGGCCTGGCGGCGGCCACGGGGCCGCTGGTCGGCGGGGCGCTCGCCACGCATCTGGGCTGGCGCTCGGTGTTCTGCCTGAGTGTGGTGCCGGCGGTGGTGATCGGCGTACTGGCGCTGGTGGTGCGTGTCCCGGCAGCGCCCCGGCGGGCCCCCGCTCCCGGTCTCGACGTGCCCGGCGCGGGGCTGCTCGCGCTGACGCTGGCCTGCCTGGTGCACACCCTCGTCACGGTGCCGGAGCAGGGGTGGGCGGCGGCCACGGTGGCGGGCCTCGCGGTGGCGGCCGTCGCGGGCGGCGCGTTCGTACGGCACGAGCGGCGTGCCGCGAGCCCGCTGGTGCCGCCGCGCCTGCTCCGCGCGGCCGGGGTCGGTTCCGCGCTCGGCATCCTCCTCGCGGCGTCCGCGGCGATGTTCGGGGCGCTCTTCGTCGGTACGTACTTCCTTCAGGACGTCCTCGGTCTCGACCCGCTGGACTGTGCGCTGAGGGCGCTGCCGCTCGCCGTGATGATGGTGGTGTGCGCGCCGCTCGCGGCGGTGGTGCTGCGCAGGCAGGGGCCGCGTCGGACACTCACGGCGGCGATGACGGTGCTCGCCGCCGGGATCCTGGCCCTGTCGCGGCTGGACGCGGGGTCGGGGCCGGTGGCGACGGGGGCCGGGTTCCTACTGGTGGGGGCGGGGTTCGGGACGGTGATGGTGGCCGCGACGGCGGTCGTCGTACGCCATGCTCCGGTGGCCGACGCGGGGGTGGCCGGGGGCCTCCAGCAGACGGCGATGAACGTGGGCCCCACGGTGGGTATCGCGGTGGCGACGACCTTGATGACGGCCCTCGCGCCCCACACGGGGGGACGCGGCTCCCGGTGGCCGGACGCCGCGTTCCTCTCCGCGATGCCCCCCACGCTCACGACACTGGCGGCGGTGGCCGCGCTGGGCGCCCTGGCGGCGACACGACTGCCGCGACGGAACGCGGCACGCCCCGAGGGTGTAGGGGCTGGGGCGTAG
- a CDS encoding serine hydrolase domain-containing protein — MTDISRRTGLTAAAAALLAGTAATATPASATPRTPRTPRGPRGRALQRGVDAIRATGASGVLAEVRDARGRTTARAGVADLGDPAKGPVPWGAYYRIGSDTKTYTATVVLQLVGEGRLRLTDTVERWLPGAIRGHGNDGRRITVTNLLRQTSGLNDYITAESGDFTPDAYRRNRFRSQTPKEQLAAALAGPPQWLPDAGDPAEERRWGYSNTNYVVAGMLVEAVTGHPWAQEVHERIIEPLGLRHTFMPGSSPYVPQPTATGYTYFPEETRPVDTTLGYGGGADGCLISTTHDHGVFLRALLGGRLLRPAQLAAMKSTVPVRDWVPADGVRYGLGIACRPLAGRDDGIWFHGGTSLGCVSEGGVTPDGATSVTGAAFTLRLDSAETHDRQARAVLRMVDETLAAAA, encoded by the coding sequence ATGACCGACATCAGCAGGCGTACCGGCCTCACGGCGGCCGCGGCGGCACTTCTCGCGGGAACGGCCGCGACCGCGACCCCCGCCTCGGCCACTCCGCGTACCCCACGTACCCCTCGCGGCCCACGCGGACGCGCCCTCCAGCGCGGCGTCGACGCCATCCGTGCCACCGGCGCCAGCGGTGTCCTCGCCGAGGTGCGGGACGCGCGCGGCCGCACCACCGCACGCGCCGGGGTCGCCGATCTCGGCGACCCCGCGAAGGGCCCGGTGCCGTGGGGCGCGTACTACCGCATCGGCAGCGACACCAAGACGTACACGGCGACCGTCGTCCTCCAGCTGGTCGGAGAGGGACGGCTGAGACTGACGGACACCGTGGAACGGTGGCTGCCCGGTGCGATCCGCGGGCACGGCAACGACGGGCGCCGGATCACCGTCACCAACCTGCTGCGGCAGACCAGCGGGCTCAACGACTACATCACGGCGGAGAGCGGCGACTTCACCCCCGACGCGTACCGGCGCAACCGCTTCCGTTCGCAGACGCCGAAGGAGCAGCTGGCGGCGGCCCTCGCCGGACCCCCGCAGTGGCTGCCCGACGCGGGCGACCCGGCGGAGGAGCGGCGCTGGGGATACTCCAACACCAATTACGTCGTGGCCGGGATGCTCGTCGAGGCGGTCACCGGGCACCCCTGGGCCCAGGAGGTCCACGAGCGGATCATCGAACCGCTCGGCCTGCGCCATACGTTCATGCCCGGCAGCTCGCCGTACGTGCCGCAACCGACGGCGACGGGCTACACGTACTTCCCGGAGGAGACCCGCCCCGTCGACACCACCCTCGGCTACGGCGGGGGAGCGGACGGCTGCCTCATTTCGACGACGCACGACCACGGCGTGTTCCTGCGCGCGCTGCTGGGCGGCCGGCTGCTGCGCCCGGCCCAGCTGGCGGCGATGAAGTCGACGGTGCCGGTGCGGGACTGGGTCCCGGCCGACGGCGTCCGCTACGGCCTCGGCATCGCCTGCCGCCCCCTCGCCGGCCGCGACGACGGCATCTGGTTCCACGGCGGTACGAGCCTGGGCTGCGTCAGCGAGGGCGGAGTAACCCCGGACGGCGCGACGTCGGTGACCGGCGCGGCCTTCACACTGCGCCTCGACAGCGCCGAGACACACGACCGGCAGGCGCGAGCGGTGCTACGAATGGTGGACGAGACGCTGGCCGCGGCGGCGTGA